In one Janibacter cremeus genomic region, the following are encoded:
- a CDS encoding glutamate synthase subunit beta, whose protein sequence is MADPHGFLTTRERELPARRPVDVRIKDWKEVYEEQQAGELQRQAGRCMDCGIPFCHSGCPLGNLIPEWNDLAWRGHWHDAIERLHATNNFPEFTGRLCPAPCETACVLGINQPAVTIKQVEVTTIEEAFGRGDVPPQIPDRLTGKTVAVVGSGPAGLAAAQQLTRAGHTVAVYERADAPGGLLRYGIPEFKMEKRIVDRRIQQMKAEGTRFRSGIDVGGELTGQQLRDRYDAVVLATGSTVPRDLPVPGRDLDGVVQAMDFLPPANRVALGEEVEGQVTAEDKDVIIIGGGDTGADCLGTSIRQGARSVTSLEIMPQPGPERPADQPWPTYPMLFRVASAHEEGGDRVYAVSTTEILDDGEGRVGGLRLTEVTRTASGFEPVPGTERVLPAQLVLLAMGFVGPEPDGIVAQLGLSTDERSNIVRGRDYQTDVPGVFVAGDAGRGQSLIVWAIAEGRAAAHGVDTFLMGSSQLPRPVNPTDRPLTA, encoded by the coding sequence GTGGCTGACCCGCACGGCTTTCTCACCACCCGCGAGCGCGAGCTGCCCGCGCGGCGACCCGTCGACGTCCGCATCAAGGACTGGAAGGAGGTCTACGAGGAGCAGCAGGCCGGCGAGCTGCAACGCCAGGCCGGGCGCTGCATGGACTGCGGCATCCCGTTCTGCCACTCGGGCTGCCCGCTGGGCAACCTCATCCCGGAGTGGAACGACCTCGCGTGGCGCGGTCACTGGCACGACGCCATCGAGCGCCTGCACGCGACGAACAACTTCCCGGAGTTCACCGGCCGGCTGTGCCCGGCGCCCTGCGAGACCGCCTGCGTGCTCGGCATCAACCAGCCGGCCGTGACGATCAAGCAGGTCGAGGTGACGACCATCGAGGAGGCCTTCGGCCGCGGTGACGTCCCGCCTCAGATCCCGGACCGCCTCACCGGCAAGACCGTGGCCGTGGTCGGCTCCGGCCCGGCCGGTCTGGCCGCCGCGCAGCAGCTCACCCGCGCCGGTCACACGGTCGCCGTGTACGAGCGGGCGGACGCCCCAGGTGGGCTCCTGCGCTACGGGATCCCGGAGTTCAAGATGGAGAAGCGGATCGTCGACCGCCGGATCCAGCAGATGAAGGCCGAGGGCACCCGCTTCCGCTCCGGGATCGATGTGGGCGGCGAGCTGACCGGTCAGCAGCTGCGTGACCGCTACGACGCCGTCGTGCTCGCCACCGGCTCGACCGTCCCGAGGGACCTGCCCGTCCCCGGTCGTGACCTCGACGGGGTCGTCCAGGCGATGGACTTCCTGCCCCCGGCCAACCGGGTGGCCCTCGGCGAGGAGGTCGAGGGGCAGGTCACGGCGGAGGACAAGGACGTCATCATCATCGGCGGTGGCGACACCGGCGCCGACTGCCTCGGTACCTCGATCCGTCAGGGTGCCCGTTCGGTCACCAGCCTGGAGATCATGCCCCAGCCGGGTCCGGAGCGGCCGGCTGACCAGCCCTGGCCGACCTACCCGATGCTCTTCCGGGTCGCCTCGGCCCACGAGGAGGGAGGCGACCGGGTCTACGCGGTGTCGACGACGGAGATCCTCGACGACGGCGAGGGCCGGGTCGGTGGCCTGCGCCTGACCGAGGTCACGCGCACCGCGTCCGGCTTCGAGCCGGTGCCGGGGACCGAGCGGGTCCTGCCCGCGCAGCTGGTGCTCCTCGCCATGGGCTTCGTCGGCCCGGAGCCGGACGGCATCGTCGCCCAGCTGGGCCTGTCGACCGACGAGCGCTCGAACATCGTGCGGGGCCGCGACTACCAGACCGACGTCCCGGGCGTCTTCGTCGCCGGGGACGCCGGCCGGGGGCAGTCGCTCATCGTCTGGGCCATCGCCGAGGGCCGTGCCGCAGCCCACGGCGTGGACACCTTCCTCATGGGCAGCTCCCAGCTGCCCCGCCCGGTCAACCCGACGGATCGGCCGCTCACGGCCTGA